The Halorussus gelatinilyticus genome contains the following window.
GGTCGGGGCCGCGTTCGTCCGCGTGAACGTTCACTCGGGCGCTCGCGTGACCGACCAAGGCGTCGTCGAGGGGCGGGCCCACGAGACGGTCCGCCTGCGCGAGCGCCTCGATTCGGACGCCGCCGTCCTCGCGGACTTGGACGTGAAGCACTCCGCACCGCTGGCGGAGCGACCCATCGACGCCGAGGCCGTCGCCGAACCGGTCGAACGCGGCCTCGCGGAGGGAATCGTCGTCTCCGGCGCTGGCACGGGCCACGAGGTCGGCGTCGACCGCCTCCGGGCGGTCGCCTCGGCCCGCGACGAGGCCGGACTCGACGCGCCGATTCTCCTCGGAAGCGGCGTGACGGCCGCGAACGCCGCGGACCTCCTGTCGGTCGCCGACGGAGCCATCGTCGGCACCGCGCTGAAGGAGGGCGGCGAGACGACGAATCCCGTCTCGGTGGAGCGCGTCGAGCGGGTCGTGGAAGCGGTCGAAGAAGTCCGGTAGCGCGAATCTATCCCTCGATTCGTCACCGCGAATCGAGGAAGTCGAACACGTCGTCCTCGGTCGGCAGACCGCCTCTCGCGGTCTCGGCGGTGCAGTTGAGCGCCGCCGTCGCCGCGGCGAATCGCCCGGCCTCGCGGGGACCGCGGTCGCCGAGGAACCACGCGTGGAGCAGGCCCGCGGTGAAGGCGTCGCCCGCGCCGGTCGTGTCGGCGGTCTCGACCGCGAAGGCGGGAACGTCGAGGACGGTCCCGTCGTCGGTCAGCAGGAGGGCGCCGTCGGTCCCGCGGGTGACCGCGGCCCGGCGGACGCCTCGCTCGCGGAGCGTCTCGATTGCGCCGCGGGGGCCTTCGCCGAGGTACGACCGCGCGGAGACCGCGTTGGCGACGAAGCAGTCGCAGACCGGTAGGAGCGCGTCGAGCGTCTCTGGGCGGGTGGCCCGGTCCTCCAGTTCCGAGAGGGGCCCCGCGAGGTCGAAGACCAGCGGCGGGAAACCGTCGCCGTCGTCGCGCTCGGCGTCCTCGACCAGCGCGGAGACCACCGGGTCGGGCGCGTACGCGCTGGTGAACGCGAGGTCGGCGCGCCGGACGTACTCGCGGTCCGCGTCGCTCAGTCGGAGGTTCGGCACGGCCTCGCCGCCGTTGACTATCATGCGCTCGCCCTCGGGGTCGCGCAGAATCATCGAGTAGGTGGTGCGCTCGTCGGGGTCGCCCCGGCGGACCCGGCGGGCGTCCACGGCGCGCTCGCGGAGGTCGGCCAGAATCCGGTCGGCGGCCTCGTCGTCACCGAGTCGGGAGACGACGCCAGTCTCGCGCCCCAGTCTAGCGAGTCCCGCCGCGACGTTCGCGGCGACGCCGCCGGTCGCGGTCGCCTCGTCGCGGACGAACGCACCGCCGTCGGGTTCCGGCAGGTTGGTCAGGCCGTAGATGCGGTCTTCGACCGCGCTCCCGACCGCCACCGCGTCGAGGCGCGCCGAGTCCGCCCGGGCGTCGAAGTCACTCATCGACGCTATCGAGACGCCGCGGGATGAAACCGCTTGCGACGCGGGTCCCGCGGCCCTGTTACGACGGCGCTCGGAACTCGTAGGAACGGTCGCCGTTCTCG
Protein-coding sequences here:
- a CDS encoding BtpA/SgcQ family protein, which produces MTTGLPIDAEKPIVGMVHLPPLPGAPKYSGDFEAVRESALRDARRLEAGGADALLLENFGDAPFYPDDVPKHVVASMTRVAAEIRGEVDLPMGVNVLRNDAAAALSVAAAVGAAFVRVNVHSGARVTDQGVVEGRAHETVRLRERLDSDAAVLADLDVKHSAPLAERPIDAEAVAEPVERGLAEGIVVSGAGTGHEVGVDRLRAVASARDEAGLDAPILLGSGVTAANAADLLSVADGAIVGTALKEGGETTNPVSVERVERVVEAVEEVR
- a CDS encoding carbohydrate kinase family protein, whose translation is MSDFDARADSARLDAVAVGSAVEDRIYGLTNLPEPDGGAFVRDEATATGGVAANVAAGLARLGRETGVVSRLGDDEAADRILADLRERAVDARRVRRGDPDERTTYSMILRDPEGERMIVNGGEAVPNLRLSDADREYVRRADLAFTSAYAPDPVVSALVEDAERDDGDGFPPLVFDLAGPLSELEDRATRPETLDALLPVCDCFVANAVSARSYLGEGPRGAIETLRERGVRRAAVTRGTDGALLLTDDGTVLDVPAFAVETADTTGAGDAFTAGLLHAWFLGDRGPREAGRFAAATAALNCTAETARGGLPTEDDVFDFLDSR